From a region of the Acidobacteriota bacterium genome:
- a CDS encoding exo-alpha-sialidase produces MRLRLATLGALVGAALAAAAPPDGPPRGFAIPWIDLAADVARQTVVDREPGQYLGHPATALLEDGRTILVVYPKGHGAGPIVLKRSSDGGRTWSPRLDVPPDWATGRETPTIHRVTDAAGTRRLIVWSGLYPARLAVSEDDGATWTPLRPAGDWGGIVVMGFVAPLRAPGRYLAMFHDDGRFFSDRPAPAGPVVFTLYRTFSEDGGLTWSRPEAVWSGADVHLCEPGCVRSPDGGELAVLLRENTRRRNAHVIFSRDEGRTWTAPRELPGALTGDRHCGRYAPDGRLFISFRDMASGSPTRGDWVAWVGTYDDIRHGREGQYRVRLMQNHQAADCAYPGVEVLPDGTIVATTYGHWRAGEAPYIVSVRLTLAELDARLPPRR; encoded by the coding sequence ATGCGCCTCCGCCTCGCCACGCTCGGCGCCCTCGTGGGAGCGGCCCTCGCAGCCGCCGCGCCGCCGGACGGCCCGCCGCGGGGGTTCGCGATCCCGTGGATCGATCTCGCCGCCGATGTCGCCCGCCAGACCGTCGTGGACCGCGAGCCGGGGCAGTACCTGGGACATCCCGCCACGGCGCTTCTGGAGGATGGCCGGACCATCCTCGTGGTCTATCCCAAAGGCCACGGTGCCGGGCCCATTGTCCTCAAGCGGAGCTCCGACGGCGGCCGCACCTGGAGCCCCCGCCTGGACGTGCCCCCCGATTGGGCCACCGGCCGGGAGACGCCCACGATCCACCGTGTCACCGATGCCGCCGGCACGCGGCGGCTCATCGTCTGGTCGGGGCTGTATCCGGCGCGTCTGGCCGTGTCCGAGGACGACGGAGCCACCTGGACGCCGCTTCGACCGGCGGGCGACTGGGGCGGGATCGTGGTCATGGGGTTCGTGGCGCCACTCCGCGCGCCCGGCCGGTATCTGGCGATGTTCCACGACGACGGACGGTTCTTCAGCGACCGGCCCGCTCCGGCCGGCCCGGTGGTGTTCACCCTCTACCGAACGTTTTCCGAAGACGGCGGCCTGACGTGGTCGCGGCCGGAGGCGGTCTGGAGCGGCGCCGACGTGCATTTGTGCGAACCCGGCTGCGTCCGCTCCCCCGACGGCGGCGAACTGGCCGTGCTGCTGCGCGAAAACACCCGCCGCCGCAACGCCCATGTGATATTCTCGCGGGACGAGGGCCGGACGTGGACCGCACCGCGCGAGCTGCCCGGCGCGCTCACCGGTGACCGACACTGCGGCCGGTACGCCCCCGACGGGCGGCTGTTCATCTCCTTCCGCGACATGGCGTCCGGCAGCCCCACGCGGGGCGACTGGGTGGCCTGGGTGGGGACGTACGACGACATCCGGCACGGCCGCGAGGGACAGTACCGCGTTCGCCTGATGCAGAACCACCAGGCCGCCGACTGCGCCTACCCCGGCGTCGAGGTGCTGCCCGACGGCACCATCGTCGCCACGACCTACGGCCACTGGCGTGCGGGGGAGGCACCGTACATCGTAAGCGTCCGCCTGA